Proteins from a genomic interval of Caldicellulosiruptor diazotrophicus:
- a CDS encoding O-antigen ligase family protein, with protein sequence MAKKSEKKSISQNANKFGENKISIFPSNTLAAYKVFVLFAFCVLVLMSPYYRGLYFDYELGVFQAIMAGIFILFAIYLYLSKEGFLVNSKLELMLLLFMVAYIVPYFFAANRRLALGEFFKYAFYFAVFYVASRISKGKAEKLAIINSLFLSTVGVAFFGYQAAVKLIPETARPLGMAMNGLWVGNMINSTLQYHNTAGTVLAFGFIISLMLAMYSRNKLLKSFYFAFSSFIFTAFFFTYSRGSYITLLLALFVFFLLLPREKRISLIFNIAIVGAFVIAFLNKVGANLNEHGKVKLWLVLLLQMVLVFVLTYVFGFVERRLYGISNNIYIAGAAVVGILAILGFAIALKTHLIPSDMVEKIKSIAMFWKERNFVERIVFYKDGLKIFLKSPVFGYGGGAWVSLYFMYQSYLYFTTQSHNYFLQVLLDTGIVGFCILLIFLCFLFSASLKAWAKKEQKENIIIAGLVAAAVQLYFHSALDFDFSLASVQVMLFAALGVLVSTSLQILQKHKQEKVIYSSRKTNFVPALLAIFYLFVIVISLNFRLGNYYANIGQQALQTGNLSAAYSFLSKAVTYDPLSSNALSDFAVALYKIGDQNKDANLIAKADGYFKQAIVNDRFNAKIRFKYAVYLLSHGAIDEGLRQIEEGIKLQPLQPANYELKADAYAKVGDYYLGKGDKEKAKKYYEVVLKIPQEIERVKKEKEKMPEVVKQDPNSHKFGITDRTLQIVNEVKKKI encoded by the coding sequence ATGGCGAAAAAAAGTGAGAAGAAAAGTATATCTCAGAATGCTAATAAATTTGGTGAAAATAAAATCTCAATTTTTCCCAGCAATACACTTGCGGCATACAAAGTATTTGTGCTTTTTGCCTTTTGTGTGCTTGTTTTGATGAGTCCATATTACAGAGGACTTTATTTTGACTATGAACTGGGTGTATTTCAAGCAATTATGGCTGGAATATTTATTCTTTTTGCAATATATCTTTATCTTTCAAAAGAGGGTTTTTTAGTAAATTCAAAACTTGAACTAATGTTGCTTCTTTTTATGGTTGCATATATTGTTCCATACTTTTTTGCAGCAAACAGAAGGCTTGCTCTTGGAGAATTTTTCAAGTATGCATTTTACTTTGCAGTTTTTTATGTTGCATCAAGAATTTCAAAAGGCAAAGCAGAAAAGCTTGCAATTATAAATAGCCTTTTTCTCTCAACAGTAGGTGTTGCGTTCTTTGGGTATCAAGCAGCGGTAAAATTAATTCCAGAAACAGCACGTCCTCTTGGTATGGCAATGAACGGGCTTTGGGTTGGGAATATGATAAACTCAACACTTCAATATCACAACACGGCAGGAACTGTTTTAGCGTTTGGATTTATAATCTCTTTGATGCTGGCAATGTATAGTAGAAATAAGCTGCTTAAAAGTTTCTATTTTGCCTTTTCAAGCTTTATATTTACAGCGTTTTTCTTTACATACTCAAGAGGCTCATATATTACCCTCTTGCTTGCACTTTTTGTGTTTTTCTTGCTTTTGCCAAGAGAAAAAAGAATTTCGCTCATTTTTAACATAGCGATTGTTGGCGCTTTTGTTATTGCTTTTTTGAATAAGGTTGGGGCAAACCTAAATGAACATGGGAAAGTAAAACTTTGGCTTGTCTTGCTCTTGCAGATGGTTCTGGTATTTGTTCTGACATATGTTTTTGGATTTGTGGAGAGAAGACTTTATGGTATTAGCAACAACATTTACATAGCTGGAGCAGCTGTTGTTGGCATTTTGGCTATCCTAGGTTTTGCCATTGCTCTAAAGACACATTTAATTCCTTCAGATATGGTTGAAAAAATCAAATCAATAGCCATGTTCTGGAAAGAGAGAAACTTTGTTGAAAGAATAGTGTTTTACAAAGATGGATTAAAGATATTCTTGAAAAGCCCTGTATTTGGCTATGGGGGTGGGGCATGGGTATCGCTGTATTTTATGTACCAGTCTTATTTATATTTTACAACCCAGTCTCACAACTACTTTTTGCAGGTGCTTCTTGACACGGGGATTGTTGGGTTTTGTATACTACTAATATTTTTATGCTTTTTATTTTCTGCTTCGCTCAAGGCATGGGCTAAAAAAGAACAAAAAGAGAATATTATTATTGCTGGGCTTGTGGCTGCAGCTGTACAGCTTTATTTTCACTCAGCACTTGACTTTGACTTTTCGCTTGCGTCTGTGCAGGTTATGCTATTTGCAGCTTTAGGGGTATTAGTTTCAACCTCTTTACAAATTCTTCAGAAGCATAAGCAAGAAAAGGTGATTTACTCGAGCAGAAAGACAAATTTTGTGCCTGCTTTGCTGGCAATATTTTATCTGTTTGTGATAGTAATTTCACTGAATTTCAGACTTGGAAATTACTATGCAAATATTGGTCAGCAGGCACTGCAGACAGGGAATTTGTCTGCTGCATATTCGTTTTTGTCAAAAGCTGTCACATACGACCCACTCAGCTCCAATGCGCTTTCAGACTTTGCAGTTGCTCTATACAAAATAGGTGACCAGAACAAAGATGCAAACCTAATTGCAAAGGCAGATGGTTATTTCAAACAGGCAATTGTAAATGACAGGTTCAATGCAAAGATAAGGTTTAAGTATGCAGTATATTTACTCTCCCACGGTGCGATAGATGAGGGCTTAAGACAGATAGAAGAGGGGATAAAACTTCAGCCTCTTCAGCCGGCAAACTATGAGCTCAAAGCTGATGCATATGCAAAGGTTGGAGATTATTACCTGGGAAAAGGTGATAAGGAAAAGGCAAAAAAATACTATGAAGTTGTACTGAAGATTCCGCAGGAGATTGAGAGAGTGAAAAAAGAGAAAGAAAAAATGCCTGAAGTAGTAAAGCAAGATCCGAATTCTCATAAATTTGGTATAACAGACAGGACATTACAAATAGTAAATGAAGTCAAAAAGAAAATATAA
- a CDS encoding glycosyltransferase — MDRLELLKLADCLLPNSFLEADYLRKTFNVLPEKIHVIPNGIDVEEITGYLNTITPEDEEDFNKEYNINTPYFLYVARFDKRKNQLNLIKAFNKLIARENNIKLILIGSPNLNEIKYYDQCKREALKSKGKIIFLPALKHSDKKLWIAYKCAIAHIMPSLFETPGLASLEAAFCGCKLIVTTSGATREYFKDNALYVNPNDIDDISEKMLAILKDTKNRELHRKSEMLKQEILKIYNWKKIAESTYKIYEMIGGLQ; from the coding sequence TTGGATAGATTAGAACTTCTAAAGCTTGCTGATTGTTTATTGCCTAATTCCTTTTTAGAAGCTGATTATTTGAGAAAGACTTTTAATGTTCTTCCTGAAAAAATTCATGTAATACCAAATGGAATAGATGTTGAAGAAATAACTGGTTATTTAAATACCATAACGCCAGAAGATGAGGAGGATTTCAATAAAGAATATAATATTAATACGCCTTACTTTCTTTATGTTGCAAGATTTGATAAAAGAAAAAATCAATTAAATCTTATAAAAGCATTTAATAAATTGATAGCTCGGGAAAACAATATAAAACTTATTTTGATAGGATCACCAAATCTTAATGAGATAAAATATTATGACCAATGCAAAAGAGAAGCTTTAAAAAGTAAGGGAAAGATAATTTTTCTACCTGCTTTAAAACATAGTGATAAGAAATTATGGATTGCTTATAAATGTGCTATTGCTCACATAATGCCAAGTTTATTTGAAACACCAGGTTTGGCTTCGTTAGAAGCTGCTTTTTGTGGCTGTAAACTGATTGTTACAACTAGTGGTGCTACACGAGAATATTTTAAAGATAATGCGCTATATGTAAATCCGAATGATATTGATGATATTAGTGAAAAAATGTTGGCAATTTTAAAAGATACAAAAAATAGGGAATTACACAGAAAGTCGGAAATGTTAAAACAAGAGATTTTGAAAATTTACAATTGGAAAAAGATTGCTGAAAGTACATACAAAATATATGAAATGATTGGAGGACTTCAATGA
- a CDS encoding glycosyltransferase has translation MKVAIVHEWLTTMGGSEKVILELKKLFPEAPIYTLVYNRRKLGKYFDKYLIITSNLQKNPLAHIKHQLFFKYMPRAFENFDLSDFDLVISSSSAFAKGVITSPNSVHICYCHTPPRYLWDLTHEYLKDYNLIIRRYLERNFHYLRIWDTIAANRVDYFVANSNYVANRIKKFYKRNCKVIYPPVDTEYFTPAKDKNIEDYYLIVSRLVPYKRVDLAVEAFNQLSKRLVIVGDGPEYKKLKSIAKSNIEFLGYQPDETIKDLYQRCRALIFPGIEDFGIVPVEVQACGRPVIALKKGGAVETVEEGKTGVFFEKQDVESLKEAVYKFEKDIERFDKDYIRSHAEKFSAERFRMEFIEFINSLMISK, from the coding sequence ATGAAGGTTGCAATAGTGCATGAATGGCTGACTACTATGGGAGGTTCTGAAAAGGTTATATTAGAGTTGAAGAAATTATTTCCTGAAGCCCCCATATATACTCTCGTATATAACAGAAGAAAATTAGGAAAGTATTTTGATAAGTATTTAATAATTACGTCGAATTTGCAAAAAAATCCATTAGCTCACATTAAGCATCAACTGTTTTTCAAATACATGCCAAGAGCTTTTGAAAATTTCGATTTGAGTGATTTTGATTTAGTGATAAGCTCTTCATCAGCCTTTGCTAAAGGGGTTATAACATCACCCAATAGTGTACATATATGTTATTGTCACACTCCACCAAGGTATCTTTGGGATTTGACACATGAGTATTTGAAAGACTATAACCTCATAATCAGAAGATATTTAGAGCGGAACTTTCATTATCTTAGAATATGGGATACCATTGCAGCAAATAGGGTTGACTATTTTGTAGCAAATTCAAATTATGTGGCAAACAGAATAAAAAAGTTTTATAAAAGAAATTGCAAAGTAATTTACCCACCTGTGGATACAGAATATTTTACACCAGCAAAGGACAAAAATATAGAGGATTATTATCTAATTGTATCCAGGCTTGTCCCATACAAAAGGGTTGATTTAGCAGTTGAAGCTTTTAATCAGCTATCTAAAAGATTAGTAATTGTAGGAGATGGACCAGAATACAAAAAACTAAAATCAATTGCTAAGTCTAATATTGAATTTTTGGGTTATCAGCCAGATGAAACTATAAAAGATTTATATCAAAGGTGTAGAGCTTTAATTTTCCCAGGCATAGAAGACTTCGGGATAGTTCCAGTTGAAGTGCAAGCGTGCGGCAGACCAGTGATTGCTCTTAAGAAAGGAGGAGCTGTTGAAACGGTCGAGGAAGGTAAAACGGGGGTTTTTTTCGAAAAGCAGGATGTTGAGAGTTTGAAAGAAGCAGTTTATAAATTCGAAAAAGATATTGAGAGATTCGACAAGGACTATATTAGATCTCATGCTGAAAAGTTTAGCGCCGAAAGATTTAGAATGGAATTTATCGAATTTATAAACAGTCTCATGATTAGTAAATAA
- a CDS encoding ABC transporter ATP-binding protein produces MQLYQFFLAVLFTTRNAIKRNWRAVRRKIANLNAYIHENISGIRVIQAYVRQKVNRAIFKDVIDDVFLSWMKAVRINGIFSPAVEICSMIGTLIIYFYGAKLLKINGVTVGTLIAYVGYLDRFWRPIVTLSNFYNQLLVASASSERIFEVLSIQPEIKEDKNPVEISTFRNSIEFKNVWFAYKDEEYVLKDVSFEIKKGMMVALVGATGSGKTAIVNLLSRFYDPQKGSILIDGIDLKKISFKSLRKLIGIVQQEPFLFSGSILENILYGKPDAKFEEVIEVCKFLGAHDFVSQFEDGYYTQVNERGNRLSTGQKQLISLARLLLQNPQILILDEATASLDTHSELMVQNALNKIMKDRTSIVIAHRLSTIKDADLIIVMDKGRIAEMGTHDSLIRKKGIYYELCTSQIRFVKAG; encoded by the coding sequence TTGCAGCTTTACCAATTTTTTTTAGCAGTTCTTTTTACAACCAGAAATGCAATAAAAAGAAACTGGAGGGCTGTTCGAAGGAAAATTGCAAATCTTAATGCGTATATACACGAAAACATAAGTGGCATCAGGGTGATTCAGGCATATGTCAGACAAAAGGTCAACAGGGCTATTTTCAAAGATGTCATAGACGATGTGTTTTTGTCATGGATGAAAGCTGTCAGGATAAACGGTATATTTTCACCTGCGGTTGAGATATGTTCAATGATAGGAACACTTATCATTTACTTTTATGGAGCAAAACTTCTTAAGATAAATGGTGTTACAGTTGGAACTTTAATTGCGTATGTAGGCTATTTAGACAGGTTTTGGCGACCGATTGTTACACTTTCTAACTTTTACAATCAGCTTCTTGTTGCAAGCGCATCATCAGAAAGGATCTTTGAGGTGCTTTCTATCCAGCCTGAAATAAAAGAGGATAAAAATCCAGTAGAAATATCTACTTTCAGAAATTCGATCGAATTTAAAAATGTGTGGTTTGCGTACAAAGATGAAGAGTATGTTTTGAAAGATGTTTCGTTTGAAATCAAAAAAGGAATGATGGTTGCGCTTGTGGGTGCAACAGGCTCTGGCAAAACTGCAATTGTAAATCTTCTTTCAAGGTTTTACGACCCGCAAAAAGGTAGTATCCTCATTGATGGCATTGACCTTAAGAAAATTAGCTTTAAAAGTTTAAGAAAACTTATAGGTATTGTCCAGCAGGAACCATTTTTGTTCTCAGGCAGCATCCTTGAAAATATTTTGTATGGAAAGCCAGATGCCAAGTTTGAAGAGGTTATAGAGGTTTGCAAGTTTTTAGGTGCACATGATTTTGTATCGCAGTTTGAGGATGGTTACTATACGCAGGTAAATGAAAGGGGGAACAGACTATCTACTGGACAGAAACAGCTGATAAGTTTAGCGAGGCTTTTGCTTCAAAACCCCCAGATTCTTATTTTGGATGAGGCAACGGCATCGCTTGATACACATAGCGAGCTTATGGTGCAAAACGCTCTAAATAAAATTATGAAAGACCGTACTTCAATTGTAATTGCTCACAGGTTATCTACTATAAAAGATGCAGATTTAATAATTGTAATGGACAAGGGTAGGATAGCTGAAATGGGCACGCATGATAGTCTTATAAGGAAAAAAGGCATCTATTACGAACTTTGTACCAGCCAGATAAGATTTGTAAAGGCAGGGTGA
- a CDS encoding aldo/keto reductase, which yields MLYRKFGSTEVLISALGFGAMRLPQKKINDKMIYDEEESIKIIHRAVELGVNYIDTAPYYCDSQSETIVGKAIKGIRDKVYISTKNPIEDDSGDNFLKRLENSLKKLDVDKIDFYHMWGINYETFKEKIIKKGGPLSAAKRAKEEGLIGHISFSFHDKPENMIKIIDEGEVFETVLCQYNLLDRTNEKAIEYAAQKGLGVVVMGPVGGGRLGAPSPVIQNLLPGKVVSSAEIALRFVLANQNVSCALSGMSSVEMVEQNASVASNPNPLSTEELELIKKAMEENKKLADLYCTGCNYCMPCPQGVNIPLNFQIMNYHRVYGLTEFAKAEYARIGTVQWLPGKKAEECIECGICEEKCPQKIQIRKQLKETSQTLGTK from the coding sequence ATGCTTTACAGAAAGTTTGGCAGTACAGAAGTTTTAATATCGGCTTTGGGGTTTGGTGCTATGAGACTTCCTCAAAAAAAAATAAATGACAAGATGATTTATGACGAAGAAGAAAGTATAAAGATAATACATCGAGCGGTTGAGCTTGGTGTCAACTACATTGACACAGCTCCATATTACTGTGATTCGCAGAGCGAAACAATTGTTGGAAAAGCAATAAAAGGTATAAGAGACAAGGTTTATATCTCAACAAAAAATCCCATTGAAGATGATTCTGGTGACAATTTCTTAAAAAGACTTGAAAACTCTCTCAAAAAACTTGATGTTGACAAAATTGATTTTTACCACATGTGGGGTATAAACTATGAAACATTCAAAGAAAAAATTATCAAAAAAGGAGGACCACTTTCTGCCGCAAAAAGGGCAAAAGAAGAAGGGTTAATTGGTCACATTTCATTTTCTTTCCATGATAAACCAGAAAATATGATAAAAATAATTGACGAAGGAGAGGTATTTGAGACAGTCCTTTGCCAGTACAATCTTCTTGATAGGACCAATGAAAAAGCAATTGAATATGCAGCACAAAAAGGGCTTGGGGTTGTTGTGATGGGACCTGTTGGTGGTGGAAGGCTTGGTGCACCATCGCCTGTCATTCAGAATCTTCTTCCAGGGAAAGTTGTGTCAAGTGCAGAAATAGCACTCAGATTTGTTTTGGCAAACCAGAATGTATCTTGTGCACTTTCTGGTATGTCTTCTGTTGAGATGGTTGAACAAAATGCCTCAGTTGCTTCTAATCCAAACCCTCTCAGCACAGAAGAACTTGAACTTATTAAAAAAGCCATGGAAGAAAATAAAAAACTTGCAGACCTTTACTGCACAGGGTGCAACTACTGTATGCCGTGCCCACAGGGGGTAAACATTCCACTTAATTTCCAAATAATGAACTATCACAGGGTATATGGACTGACTGAATTTGCGAAAGCTGAATATGCAAGAATTGGAACTGTTCAGTGGCTGCCAGGGAAAAAAGCTGAGGAGTGTATAGAGTGTGGAATTTGTGAAGAGAAATGTCCTCAGAAAATTCAAATTAGAAAACAGTTAAAAGAAACTTCTCAGACGCTTGGAACAAAATAA
- a CDS encoding glycosyltransferase family 4 protein — protein MNIGVDARPLGKIKTGIGFYLYNLLKVLPEKCNDINFFLFSDKEIFLDFNYPNVITVIESDYKLLKGTLWYMQRTDYLIKKYNIDVFWGTQNILPFIRNENVKKILTVHDLVCYKYPQTMERLNYFINRVFIPYSIRMADKIVAVSNSTKEDILNYFNVDSKKICVIYNPVIVADMDNINEEEYLSKYNLAKNKYILYVGTIEPRKNTEILLRICKDVYAKTGMPTVLAGKIGWKSDKVIESIKKYSKTGCLKYLEYVSDIEKNLLMRNCFIFVFPSFYEGFGLPVVEALKNGALVLVADTSSLKELITIDELKFDPLDCKQLSDKIINFYVDSEAYKKYRKKCNELSSKFENNHVIEKYVKLFYNLKDGAK, from the coding sequence ATGAATATTGGTGTAGATGCAAGACCATTGGGGAAGATTAAAACAGGAATAGGATTTTACCTTTATAACTTGCTAAAAGTATTACCTGAAAAATGTAATGATATTAACTTTTTCCTTTTCTCTGATAAAGAAATATTTTTAGACTTTAATTACCCGAATGTAATTACTGTTATTGAGAGTGATTATAAACTTCTCAAGGGAACTCTGTGGTATATGCAAAGAACAGATTATTTGATAAAAAAGTATAATATCGATGTGTTTTGGGGGACACAAAATATTTTGCCGTTTATAAGAAACGAAAATGTAAAAAAAATTTTAACAGTACATGATTTAGTGTGTTATAAATATCCACAGACTATGGAAAGATTAAACTATTTTATCAATAGGGTATTTATACCTTATTCAATTAGAATGGCTGATAAAATTGTAGCTGTTTCTAATTCAACAAAAGAAGATATATTAAATTATTTTAATGTTGATTCAAAAAAAATATGTGTTATTTATAATCCAGTGATTGTTGCTGATATGGATAATATTAATGAGGAAGAATACTTATCAAAATATAATCTTGCTAAAAATAAATACATCTTGTATGTAGGTACTATAGAACCCCGAAAAAATACAGAGATTTTACTCAGAATATGCAAAGATGTTTATGCTAAGACAGGTATGCCAACTGTTTTAGCTGGAAAAATCGGATGGAAAAGTGATAAGGTTATTGAAAGTATTAAAAAATATTCTAAAACCGGATGTCTTAAATATTTAGAGTATGTAAGTGATATAGAGAAAAATCTACTAATGAGAAACTGTTTTATTTTTGTATTTCCTTCTTTTTATGAAGGATTTGGGCTTCCAGTAGTTGAAGCACTTAAAAATGGAGCACTTGTACTTGTGGCTGATACATCTTCTTTAAAGGAACTAATAACCATAGATGAACTTAAGTTTGATCCATTAGATTGCAAGCAACTAAGTGATAAGATAATAAATTTTTATGTTGACAGCGAGGCTTATAAGAAATATAGAAAAAAATGCAATGAGTTATCTTCAAAATTTGAGAACAATCATGTAATAGAGAAATATGTTAAATTATTCTATAATTTAAAGGATGGTGCAAAATAG
- a CDS encoding MBL fold metallo-hydrolase has product MKITYLAHASFLIETKSGVKILTDPYDSSVGYTVFDMSPDVVLTSHKHFDHGYTGSIKGDYVLVDKEGEFNVKGVKIKGIKTFHDKEKGQKRGENIVFVIEDEFCIAHLGDLGHELAAPDLEKMGKVDILLIPVGGVYTIDAKEAFNVAKAVNPRVIIPMHYKTEKLKFDLGKVEEFTKHFEDVEVLNSYEIEINNLPEKQKVILLKYKG; this is encoded by the coding sequence ATGAAGATAACATACCTTGCTCATGCAAGCTTTTTGATAGAGACAAAATCAGGAGTAAAAATCTTAACAGACCCATATGACAGTTCTGTTGGCTACACAGTATTTGATATGTCACCGGATGTAGTCTTGACATCTCACAAGCATTTTGACCATGGCTATACAGGCAGCATAAAAGGAGATTATGTTCTTGTCGACAAGGAAGGTGAATTTAACGTCAAGGGTGTTAAAATAAAAGGCATAAAGACCTTCCACGACAAAGAAAAAGGGCAAAAACGAGGAGAAAACATTGTGTTTGTCATTGAGGATGAGTTTTGTATTGCGCATCTTGGCGATTTGGGTCATGAACTTGCAGCACCTGATCTTGAAAAGATGGGGAAAGTTGATATTCTTTTAATTCCTGTTGGCGGAGTGTATACAATTGATGCAAAAGAGGCGTTCAATGTTGCAAAGGCTGTAAATCCAAGAGTTATAATTCCAATGCATTATAAGACAGAAAAGCTCAAATTTGACCTTGGAAAGGTTGAGGAGTTTACAAAGCATTTTGAAGATGTTGAAGTGTTGAATTCATATGAGATTGAGATAAATAACCTTCCAGAAAAGCAAAAAGTTATATTGCTTAAATACAAAGGATAA
- a CDS encoding stage II sporulation protein M, translating to MRYIISIFKSEKKLLFTAFSIFIVSWALGIVLSLVFEDQIIKLFNTLIKKFFQNLLKNVSTSSDLFFVILKNNLRVYLVILTLGTISFGLVSAFVLFTNGLIVGIVSTIYAKQTSILKTLLLILPHGIFEISAFVIGSVASAIFLKESISKKQPNLKEASKKFITFSTAGALLVVFAAFIEAFITPIFAK from the coding sequence TTGAGATATATTATTAGCATTTTTAAGTCTGAAAAAAAGCTTTTATTTACAGCCTTCTCTATTTTTATTGTTTCATGGGCGCTTGGAATTGTGTTATCCTTAGTATTTGAAGACCAAATAATAAAACTATTTAATACACTTATTAAAAAGTTTTTTCAAAACCTTCTCAAAAATGTTTCTACATCATCTGATTTGTTCTTTGTAATTTTAAAGAATAACCTTAGAGTATACTTAGTAATATTAACCTTAGGAACAATATCATTTGGGCTTGTATCTGCTTTTGTGCTATTTACAAATGGATTAATAGTAGGAATTGTATCAACAATATATGCAAAACAGACATCTATCTTAAAAACTCTGCTTCTAATTTTACCTCATGGAATATTTGAAATAAGCGCATTTGTAATTGGAAGTGTAGCATCGGCCATATTTTTAAAAGAGTCAATCTCAAAAAAACAACCAAATTTAAAAGAAGCATCTAAAAAATTCATAACTTTTTCAACTGCAGGCGCTTTACTTGTGGTCTTTGCAGCCTTTATAGAAGCTTTCATTACTCCAATTTTTGCAAAATAA
- a CDS encoding ABC transporter transmembrane domain-containing protein, with translation MADPVARKPMFSQEETNYELKIPYLKRLFKFLLPYKKWLVLTLIFMFVATVADLVSPYLLKQAVDYYIPKKDFKGILLIGALLILMLFVNKECSKNKIRLANRTGQMVLFDIRKDLFNHVQGLSFSFFDRNSTGKIIVRIVNDVNTLNNLFTNGIVNVITDMSSLVLAAIIMFYINPRLAIVTFAALPIFFSSSFYNQKCNKKKLEGCSKENCKS, from the coding sequence ATGGCAGACCCGGTGGCCAGAAAGCCAATGTTTTCTCAAGAAGAGACAAATTACGAATTAAAGATACCATATTTGAAGAGGCTTTTTAAGTTTCTTCTTCCTTACAAAAAATGGCTGGTTTTAACCTTGATTTTCATGTTTGTAGCAACAGTTGCTGATTTAGTTTCTCCCTATCTTCTAAAGCAGGCAGTTGACTATTATATTCCAAAAAAAGATTTCAAGGGAATTTTGTTAATTGGAGCTTTGCTTATCTTAATGCTTTTTGTTAACAAAGAGTGTTCAAAAAACAAGATAAGGCTTGCAAACAGAACGGGGCAAATGGTTTTGTTTGATATTAGAAAAGACCTTTTTAACCATGTGCAAGGTCTTTCTTTCAGCTTTTTTGACAGAAACTCAACAGGAAAAATTATTGTTAGAATTGTCAATGACGTCAATACCTTGAACAACCTATTTACAAATGGCATTGTAAATGTGATAACAGATATGTCAAGCTTAGTTTTGGCAGCAATAATAATGTTTTATATAAATCCCAGACTTGCAATAGTAACATTTGCAGCTTTACCAATTTTTTTTAGCAGTTCTTTTTACAACCAGAAATGCAATAAAAAGAAACTGGAGGGCTGTTCGAAGGAAAATTGCAAATCTTAA
- a CDS encoding glycosyltransferase family 4 protein: protein MLCVVDCRCINLEKNHGISRYTYEIIKNAPKNIKQNLILIADIKNFDVLTKAFEEVREIVKIKSSFLSPYENIEIPNVLKEIRKRTKEEIAYFSPSFSSPPIIDKRIKKYITIHDLMHLDFYSSLKNRVYYSTLVKYYINTAIYVFTVSNYSKERIIKYYGNSEKIKVIYPGIDVNTFRKLKDEEIERLKDVYSYLPEKFFLFIGNNKKHKNFSYAYELYKSLKRFYPAHKLVSNVWDNESDQDIIRLKKLDDNLLCFLYSRCEAFLYPSLYEGFGLPPLEALACGAKVIASNCTSLPEILDEHAIYIDVFKSPEENVLEVIEKLNQPKSEFEVISRYISKYNWQVLSKKIFDFIFS, encoded by the coding sequence ATGTTATGTGTGGTTGATTGTCGGTGCATTAATTTAGAAAAAAATCACGGTATAAGTAGATATACTTATGAGATTATTAAAAATGCTCCGAAGAACATCAAGCAGAATCTAATACTTATTGCTGATATAAAAAACTTTGATGTATTGACTAAAGCATTTGAGGAAGTAAGGGAAATTGTGAAAATTAAATCGTCTTTTTTATCTCCGTATGAAAACATAGAAATTCCAAATGTTTTAAAAGAAATTCGAAAGAGGACAAAAGAAGAGATAGCTTATTTTTCGCCTTCATTTTCATCACCGCCAATAATAGATAAAAGGATTAAAAAGTATATAACTATCCATGATTTAATGCACTTGGACTTTTACTCGAGTTTGAAGAACAGAGTATATTATTCAACATTGGTAAAGTATTATATTAACACAGCTATTTACGTGTTTACTGTTTCAAACTATTCTAAAGAAAGGATAATTAAATACTATGGCAATTCAGAAAAGATAAAGGTAATATATCCTGGAATTGATGTGAATACTTTTAGAAAACTGAAAGATGAAGAAATTGAACGTCTTAAAGATGTATATTCTTATCTACCAGAGAAGTTTTTCTTATTTATAGGAAATAACAAAAAACACAAGAATTTCTCCTATGCTTATGAGCTTTACAAGAGTTTGAAGAGGTTTTATCCAGCACATAAATTGGTATCAAATGTGTGGGATAATGAAAGTGACCAAGACATTATTAGATTAAAAAAACTTGATGACAATTTACTCTGTTTTTTGTACAGCAGATGCGAAGCCTTTTTATATCCTTCTTTATATGAGGGTTTTGGACTGCCTCCTTTAGAAGCCTTAGCATGTGGTGCAAAAGTTATAGCCTCAAATTGTACATCTTTACCAGAGATTTTAGATGAACATGCAATTTATATAGATGTATTTAAATCTCCTGAAGAAAATGTTTTAGAAGTAATTGAAAAGCTCAACCAACCAAAGTCCGAGTTTGAAGTTATCAGTCGATATATTTCCAAATATAATTGGCAGGTCTTGAGTAAAAAAATATTCGACTTTATATTTTCATAA